Proteins encoded in a region of the Oryctolagus cuniculus chromosome 10, mOryCun1.1, whole genome shotgun sequence genome:
- the ELAC1 gene encoding zinc phosphodiesterase ELAC protein 1 isoform X4, translating to MVKYSATSLLTCFHTASRVQPPSKRHGRITKIFITHLHGDHIFGLPGLLCTISLQSSCTVSRQPIEIFGPVGLRDFIWRTMELSHTELVFPYVVHELVPTADQCPTEALKELAQVHPADGPPKEGRGRTILLDPEEDSYLLVDDEQFVVKAFRLFHRIPAFGFSVMEKKRPGKLNAQKLKDLGVPPGPAYGKLKNGISIVLENGVTISPQEVLKKPVSGRKICILGDCSGVVGDGGVKLCFEADLLIHEATLDDAQMDKAKEHGHSTPWMAATFAKLCHAKRLVLTHFSQRYKPAALAKEGEADSIVELKRQAESVSDRQEVTLAEDFMVISVPMKK from the exons GGAGGATTACCAAGATCTTCATCACGCATCTCCATGGAGACCACATCTTCGGCCTTCCGGGCCTTCTGTGCACAATCAGCCTGCAGAGCAGCTGCACGGTCTCCAGGCAGCCCATTGAGATCTTTGGCCCTGTAGGGCTGCGGGACTTTATCTGGCGGACCATGGAGCTCTCCCACACGGAGCTGGTGTTCCCGTATGTGGTTCATGAGCTGGTGCCTACGGCGGATCAGTGTCCCACAGAAGCACTGAAAGAGCTGGCGCAGGTGCACCCAGCAGACGGCCCTCCCAAGGAGGGCCGAGGAAGGACCATCCTCTTGGACCCTGAGGAAGACTCGTACCTTCTGGTTGATGACGAGCAGTTTGTTGTCAAAGCGTTTCGCCTCTTTCACAGGATTCCTGCCTTTGGGTTTTCAGTTATGGAAAAGAAGCGCCCAGGTAAACTCAATGCGCAGAAACTGAAAGACCTTG GTGTTCCCCCAGGTCCTGCCTATGGAAAgctgaaaaatggaatttctaTTGTTCTGGAAAATGGAGTTACAATTTCTCCCCAAGAGGTCCTCAAAAAACCTGTCAGCGGGAGAAAAATCTGTATATTGGGTGACTGTTCGGGGGTGGTGGGTGATGGGGGCGTGAAGCTGTGCTTTGAGGCCGACCTGTTGATCCACGAGGCCACCCTGGACGATGCCCAGATGGACAAAGCAAAGGAGCACGGCCACAGCACACCTTGGATGGCAGCAACGTTTGCCAAGCTGTGCCATGCAAAGCGGCTGGTTCTGACTCACTTCAGTCAGAGGTACAAACCAGCTGCCTTGGccaaagaaggagaagcagatagCATTGTAGAACTGAAAAGGCAAGCTGAATCCGTGTCGGATCGGCAAGAAGTGACTCTGGCAGAAGACTTCATGGTGATCAGCGTTCcaatgaagaaatga
- the ELAC1 gene encoding zinc phosphodiesterase ELAC protein 1 isoform X2 codes for MVKYSATSLLTCFHTASRVQPPSKRHGWKMSMDVTFLGTGAAYPSPTRGASAVVLRCEGECWLFDCGEGTQTQLMKSQLKAGRITKIFITHLHGDHIFGLPGLLCTISLQSSCTVSRQPIEIFGPVGLRDFIWRTMELSHTELVFPYVVHELVPTADQCPTEALKELAQVHPADGPPKEGRGRTILLDPEEDSYLLVDDEQFVVKAFRLFHRIPAFGFSVMEKKRPGKLNAQKLKDLGVPPGPAYGKLKNGISIVLENGVTISPQEVLKKPVSGRKICILGDCSGVVGDGGVKLCFEADLLIHEATLDDAQMDKAKEHGHSTPWMAATFAKLCHAKRLVLTHFSQRYKPAALAKEGEADSIVELKRQAESVSDRQEVTLAEDFMVISVPMKK; via the exons GGTGGAAGATGTCTATGGATGTGACGTTTCTGGGGACAGGTGCAGCATACCCATCCCCAACCAGGGGTGCCTCTGCCGTGGTCCTCCGGTGTGAGGGCGAGTGCTGGCTCTTTGACTGTGGGGAGGGaacgcagacacagcttatgaaAAGCCAGCTTAAAGCAG GGAGGATTACCAAGATCTTCATCACGCATCTCCATGGAGACCACATCTTCGGCCTTCCGGGCCTTCTGTGCACAATCAGCCTGCAGAGCAGCTGCACGGTCTCCAGGCAGCCCATTGAGATCTTTGGCCCTGTAGGGCTGCGGGACTTTATCTGGCGGACCATGGAGCTCTCCCACACGGAGCTGGTGTTCCCGTATGTGGTTCATGAGCTGGTGCCTACGGCGGATCAGTGTCCCACAGAAGCACTGAAAGAGCTGGCGCAGGTGCACCCAGCAGACGGCCCTCCCAAGGAGGGCCGAGGAAGGACCATCCTCTTGGACCCTGAGGAAGACTCGTACCTTCTGGTTGATGACGAGCAGTTTGTTGTCAAAGCGTTTCGCCTCTTTCACAGGATTCCTGCCTTTGGGTTTTCAGTTATGGAAAAGAAGCGCCCAGGTAAACTCAATGCGCAGAAACTGAAAGACCTTG GTGTTCCCCCAGGTCCTGCCTATGGAAAgctgaaaaatggaatttctaTTGTTCTGGAAAATGGAGTTACAATTTCTCCCCAAGAGGTCCTCAAAAAACCTGTCAGCGGGAGAAAAATCTGTATATTGGGTGACTGTTCGGGGGTGGTGGGTGATGGGGGCGTGAAGCTGTGCTTTGAGGCCGACCTGTTGATCCACGAGGCCACCCTGGACGATGCCCAGATGGACAAAGCAAAGGAGCACGGCCACAGCACACCTTGGATGGCAGCAACGTTTGCCAAGCTGTGCCATGCAAAGCGGCTGGTTCTGACTCACTTCAGTCAGAGGTACAAACCAGCTGCCTTGGccaaagaaggagaagcagatagCATTGTAGAACTGAAAAGGCAAGCTGAATCCGTGTCGGATCGGCAAGAAGTGACTCTGGCAGAAGACTTCATGGTGATCAGCGTTCcaatgaagaaatga
- the ELAC1 gene encoding zinc phosphodiesterase ELAC protein 1 isoform X1, whose translation MVKYSATSLLTCFHTASRVQPPSKRHGLHQQECLSEVEELGLEQCTSWPALQLRWKMSMDVTFLGTGAAYPSPTRGASAVVLRCEGECWLFDCGEGTQTQLMKSQLKAGRITKIFITHLHGDHIFGLPGLLCTISLQSSCTVSRQPIEIFGPVGLRDFIWRTMELSHTELVFPYVVHELVPTADQCPTEALKELAQVHPADGPPKEGRGRTILLDPEEDSYLLVDDEQFVVKAFRLFHRIPAFGFSVMEKKRPGKLNAQKLKDLGVPPGPAYGKLKNGISIVLENGVTISPQEVLKKPVSGRKICILGDCSGVVGDGGVKLCFEADLLIHEATLDDAQMDKAKEHGHSTPWMAATFAKLCHAKRLVLTHFSQRYKPAALAKEGEADSIVELKRQAESVSDRQEVTLAEDFMVISVPMKK comes from the exons GATTGCACCAGCAGGAATgtttatcagaagtggaggaactgggactcgaacaatGCACTTCATGGCCGGCgttgcagctca GGTGGAAGATGTCTATGGATGTGACGTTTCTGGGGACAGGTGCAGCATACCCATCCCCAACCAGGGGTGCCTCTGCCGTGGTCCTCCGGTGTGAGGGCGAGTGCTGGCTCTTTGACTGTGGGGAGGGaacgcagacacagcttatgaaAAGCCAGCTTAAAGCAG GGAGGATTACCAAGATCTTCATCACGCATCTCCATGGAGACCACATCTTCGGCCTTCCGGGCCTTCTGTGCACAATCAGCCTGCAGAGCAGCTGCACGGTCTCCAGGCAGCCCATTGAGATCTTTGGCCCTGTAGGGCTGCGGGACTTTATCTGGCGGACCATGGAGCTCTCCCACACGGAGCTGGTGTTCCCGTATGTGGTTCATGAGCTGGTGCCTACGGCGGATCAGTGTCCCACAGAAGCACTGAAAGAGCTGGCGCAGGTGCACCCAGCAGACGGCCCTCCCAAGGAGGGCCGAGGAAGGACCATCCTCTTGGACCCTGAGGAAGACTCGTACCTTCTGGTTGATGACGAGCAGTTTGTTGTCAAAGCGTTTCGCCTCTTTCACAGGATTCCTGCCTTTGGGTTTTCAGTTATGGAAAAGAAGCGCCCAGGTAAACTCAATGCGCAGAAACTGAAAGACCTTG GTGTTCCCCCAGGTCCTGCCTATGGAAAgctgaaaaatggaatttctaTTGTTCTGGAAAATGGAGTTACAATTTCTCCCCAAGAGGTCCTCAAAAAACCTGTCAGCGGGAGAAAAATCTGTATATTGGGTGACTGTTCGGGGGTGGTGGGTGATGGGGGCGTGAAGCTGTGCTTTGAGGCCGACCTGTTGATCCACGAGGCCACCCTGGACGATGCCCAGATGGACAAAGCAAAGGAGCACGGCCACAGCACACCTTGGATGGCAGCAACGTTTGCCAAGCTGTGCCATGCAAAGCGGCTGGTTCTGACTCACTTCAGTCAGAGGTACAAACCAGCTGCCTTGGccaaagaaggagaagcagatagCATTGTAGAACTGAAAAGGCAAGCTGAATCCGTGTCGGATCGGCAAGAAGTGACTCTGGCAGAAGACTTCATGGTGATCAGCGTTCcaatgaagaaatga
- the ELAC1 gene encoding zinc phosphodiesterase ELAC protein 1 isoform X3, translating into MSMDVTFLGTGAAYPSPTRGASAVVLRCEGECWLFDCGEGTQTQLMKSQLKAGRITKIFITHLHGDHIFGLPGLLCTISLQSSCTVSRQPIEIFGPVGLRDFIWRTMELSHTELVFPYVVHELVPTADQCPTEALKELAQVHPADGPPKEGRGRTILLDPEEDSYLLVDDEQFVVKAFRLFHRIPAFGFSVMEKKRPGKLNAQKLKDLGVPPGPAYGKLKNGISIVLENGVTISPQEVLKKPVSGRKICILGDCSGVVGDGGVKLCFEADLLIHEATLDDAQMDKAKEHGHSTPWMAATFAKLCHAKRLVLTHFSQRYKPAALAKEGEADSIVELKRQAESVSDRQEVTLAEDFMVISVPMKK; encoded by the exons ATGTCTATGGATGTGACGTTTCTGGGGACAGGTGCAGCATACCCATCCCCAACCAGGGGTGCCTCTGCCGTGGTCCTCCGGTGTGAGGGCGAGTGCTGGCTCTTTGACTGTGGGGAGGGaacgcagacacagcttatgaaAAGCCAGCTTAAAGCAG GGAGGATTACCAAGATCTTCATCACGCATCTCCATGGAGACCACATCTTCGGCCTTCCGGGCCTTCTGTGCACAATCAGCCTGCAGAGCAGCTGCACGGTCTCCAGGCAGCCCATTGAGATCTTTGGCCCTGTAGGGCTGCGGGACTTTATCTGGCGGACCATGGAGCTCTCCCACACGGAGCTGGTGTTCCCGTATGTGGTTCATGAGCTGGTGCCTACGGCGGATCAGTGTCCCACAGAAGCACTGAAAGAGCTGGCGCAGGTGCACCCAGCAGACGGCCCTCCCAAGGAGGGCCGAGGAAGGACCATCCTCTTGGACCCTGAGGAAGACTCGTACCTTCTGGTTGATGACGAGCAGTTTGTTGTCAAAGCGTTTCGCCTCTTTCACAGGATTCCTGCCTTTGGGTTTTCAGTTATGGAAAAGAAGCGCCCAGGTAAACTCAATGCGCAGAAACTGAAAGACCTTG GTGTTCCCCCAGGTCCTGCCTATGGAAAgctgaaaaatggaatttctaTTGTTCTGGAAAATGGAGTTACAATTTCTCCCCAAGAGGTCCTCAAAAAACCTGTCAGCGGGAGAAAAATCTGTATATTGGGTGACTGTTCGGGGGTGGTGGGTGATGGGGGCGTGAAGCTGTGCTTTGAGGCCGACCTGTTGATCCACGAGGCCACCCTGGACGATGCCCAGATGGACAAAGCAAAGGAGCACGGCCACAGCACACCTTGGATGGCAGCAACGTTTGCCAAGCTGTGCCATGCAAAGCGGCTGGTTCTGACTCACTTCAGTCAGAGGTACAAACCAGCTGCCTTGGccaaagaaggagaagcagatagCATTGTAGAACTGAAAAGGCAAGCTGAATCCGTGTCGGATCGGCAAGAAGTGACTCTGGCAGAAGACTTCATGGTGATCAGCGTTCcaatgaagaaatga